One region of Cinclus cinclus chromosome 25, bCinCin1.1, whole genome shotgun sequence genomic DNA includes:
- the CEP164 gene encoding centrosomal protein of 164 kDa — MAGAVRIGDQLILEEEYNESYVPKEQEIRDFAPTIGIDPDKESELLWLARECLVTPMPPEWKACQDIAGGDIYFFNFENGLSTWEHPCDEHYKQLVIREREKLLARGSLKKEKKEKKEKKEKKEKKEKKEKKKDKKEKQFLKQLPPPGSQLAPIQPPLGTLSPLRGLTPSSSVALRGSVGNVVDSSLIPKEGTLPAEISKPTSRTKNLLGLICEEKSSLNVAVPEKWRDEEEESENESFHGTSRLLKNVYLDVEALAGSFDFEENSKEEQEERGSPSAGAADAAEDAPQPRGSPEEEAASLGEKESLKSRHPEEVPESSLDSGAACPPSPVQILPGDADSSLSAQNKEQELAGDEVVDKEDAEVEGDASAAEELPQSEGGRSTAGLDVVQPRAASPAVEGDLLASLAATADTVSCGEKVLDEEREEAAADSKSEDDDKLSKASRASGCEQDLPVSRCSDHEVVQPVGLDLKNLLSEEVLDVGTVSPDLDSSECKAKELGEEEKDQSKASVEEEQRERTKAAESERGLTACEIPVERFGLENPDGEEAAEPEEGALDSLVDPEELPAPQNVQPEKEIEQSLNQPKDESLEEIVKEVGTELEQEEIHLFQAKEEKIQQFQEEMRQEEEEAEKLHQQKEKTLSAPEEDLAKSEQEEEELLVREEKAERLEKLRAHIASEIEAEEERMRAEQEARLQKLREEWESQQLVEKESLERRQQLALEEMKLAAEEARQKEMSELEQEKEQFLSELRERLDREKKKAAEELEEQFANELQQLKSAAEEKHREVISSLQAQLAEAQSSQEAQLREELQRADQEGQHKALKVKEYERELSELMSDKRREVEKEHERRMERMREEHREALARIQEQYQEEERKQRSELLEGLRSEAARLRQLHDTEVKGLQAELEGRLSALQQRHREKERKLQDSEKELEIRMKSIQGRSEQLLSQEESLQRRRQLLLDEEEQMQLERNEAALASQLRLEESKKEHSSLVESVRQLRKTLEELQDQKAELESQVDLLQSRSQRLQKRIGELEKAIRSKQEALKELEAEESVESPRKKAELCVEDLRETPQAHSSRDPSPASQSPEENELQFDRVQSYISAEGQSLRSAKEFLLRQSRSLRQRRSALRAASLQWHQDLRRAQEAVQDPHSSQLLQGMQRNLEEEAKELDKMKLAMQKGQALLKKKEEKLSQLESSLLEELSDEDTLKSSACKKVVTFDVSTSEDTNSTSSVNPGQSRFDLRTDFWPALQQDKIQHLRDSVQSITSELNGVLGLLDSLSHHQPPLLSSTPHKGISIPTYPSLGGLQGCSSLGNPPRASPLDQWARSSRPSSSYSISGQSVDKMLAEKWHRYFPGGFSSLGGSPVPLDSKLGYVPADEQVRLFQYSKFTEPEKRNIEGMIESNKKWLKDFKDSKVPLSPRAQKPPGSSPSLLQLGLDENREIKVYHY; from the exons ATGGCAGGAGCCGTGCGCATTGGGGACCAGCTCATTCTGGAAGAAGAGTATAATGAATCCTATGTTCCTAAGGAGCAAG AAATCCGGGATTTTGCACCAACAATCGGGATTGACCCCGACAAGGAGTcggagctgctgtggctggcCAGGGAGTGCCTGGTGACCCCGATGCCTCCAGAGTGGAAGGCCTG CCAAGATATCGCAGGTGGTGACATCTATTTCTTCAACTTTGAAAATGGCCTCTCCACGTGGGAGCATCCCTGTGATGAGCACTACAAGCAGCTGGTCATCCGGGAGAGGGAGAAGCTGCTGGCACGGGGCAgcttgaagaaggaaaagaaggagaagaaggagaagaaggaaaagaaggagaagaaagagaagaaggaaaagaagaaggacAAGAAGGAGAAGCAGTTCCTGAAGCAACTCCCT CCCCCAGGCTCCCAGCTGGCCCCCATCCAGCCTCCCCTGGGCACCCTCTCTCCTCTCCGTGGCCTCACCCCCTcttcatccgtggcccttcgTGGCTCCGTGGGCAATGTGGTGGACTCCAGCCTTATCCCCAAGGAAGGAACTTTG cctgcagagATCTCGAAGCCCACCAGCCGCACCAAGAACCTGCTGGGTTTGATCTGTGAAGAGAAAAGTTCCTTGAACGTGGCAGTGCCAGAGAAATGGAgagatgaagaggaggaaagtGAAAATGAG AGTTTCCATGGGACCTCAAGACTGCTAAAAAATGTGTACCTGGATGTTgaagccctggcaggcagcttTGACTTTGAG GAGAACAgcaaggaggagcaggaggagcgtGGCAGCCCATcagctggtgctgctgatgctgctgaagATGCTCCCCAGCCCCGCGGGAGCCCTGAGGAGGAAGCTGCCAGCCTGGGAGAG AAGGAGTCTTTAAAATCAAGACATCCTGAAGAAGTGCCAGAGTCTTCCTTGGATTCTGGTGCTGCGTGCCCTCCGTCCCCGGTTCAGATCCTCCCCGGAGATGCTGACAGCAGCCTGTCTGCCCAGAACAAGGAGCAGGAACTTGCTGGGGATGAAGTAGTGGACAAAGAAGATGCTGAGGTGGAAGGAGATGCCtctgcagctgaggagctgcCTCAGTCTGAGGGGggaaggagcacagcagggctggatgtGGTGCAGCCCCGAGCTGCCTCTCCAGCTGTGGAAGGGGATCTGCTGGCCAGCCTGGCTGCCACTGCTGACACTGTGTCCTGTGGAGAAAAGGTGCTGGATGAAGAgagggaagaagcagcagctgattCAAAATCAGAGGATGATGACAAA CTTTCAAAGGCATCCAGGGCCAGTGGCTGTGAGCAGGACTTGCCTGTGTCCAGGTGCTCCGACCATGAGGTGGTTCAGCCTGTG GGCTTGGACTTGAAGAACCTGCTCTCCGAGGAGGTTCTGGATGTGGGGACTGTGTCTCCTGATTTGGACAGCTCCGAGTGCAAG GccaaggagctgggagaagaggaaaaagaccAAAGCAAAGCCAGTGTAGAGGAGGAGCaaagggaaagaacaaaagCTGCTGAGAG TGAGAGGGGTCTCACAGCTTGTGAGATACCAGTGGAGCGCTTTGGGTTAGAAAATCCCGATGGGGAGGAGGCTGCGGAGCCAGAGGAGGGAGCCCTGGATAGCCTGGTGGATCCCGAGGAGCTTCCTGCCCCACAGAACGT GCAACCTGAGAAGGAAATTGAGCAGTCCTTGAACCAGCCTAAGGATGAATCCCTGGAGGAAATAGTCAAGGAggtgggcacagagctggagcaagaggaaatacatttatttcaagcaaaagaggagaaaattcaGCAATTCCAAGAGGAGatgaggcaggaggaggaggaagctgaAAAGCTTcatcagcaaaaagaaaaaaccctcag TGCTCCAGAAGAGGATTTGGCAAAATCTgagcaggaagaggaagagtTGCTTGtcagagaggaaaaagctgagAGACTCGAAAAGCTGAGAGCCCACATTGCCTCAGAGATcgaggcagaggaggagaggatgAG ggcagagcaggaggccAGGCTGCAGAAGCTGAGAGAAGAGTGGGAATCCCAGCAGCTGGTGGAGAAggagagcctggagaggaggcagcagcttgCCTTGGAGGAAATGAAGCTGGCAGCCGAGGAAGCCCGGCAGAAGGAGATGAGTGAGCTGGAACAAGAGAAGGAGCAGTTCCTGAGCGAGCTCAGGGAGAGGTTagacagggagaagaagaag gcagcagaggagctggaagaaCAGTTTGCCAATGAACTCCAGCAGCTGAAATCTGCAGCAGAAGAGAAGCACCGTGAG GTCATTTCCAGCCTGcaagcccagctggcagaggcacagagcagccaggaggCCCAGCTGcgtgaggagctgcagagagcgGATCAGGAAGGGCAGCACAAAGCCCTGAAGGTGAAGGAATACGAGCGTGAG CTCAGCGAGCTCATGAGCGACAAACGCCGGGAAGTGGAAAAGGAGCACGAGAGGAGGATGGAGAGGATGAGAGAGGAGCACCGGGAGGCCCTGGCAAGGATCCAGGAGCAGTACCAGGAGGAG GAGAGGAAGCAGaggtcagagctgctggaggggcTGCGGAGCGAGGCAGCGCGGCTGCGGCAGCTCCACGACACCGAggtgaaggggctgcaggcagagctggaggggaGGCTGAGCgccctgcagcagaggcacagggagaag gaaagaaaactccAGGATTCAGAGAAGGAGCTTGAAATCCGCATGAAAAGCATCCAAGGCAgatcagagcagctcctcagccag GAGGAGTCCCTGCAAAGGagaaggcagctgctgctggatgaggAGGAACAGATGCAGCTAGAAAGAAAT GAAGCTGCTCTAGCCTCTCAGCTGCGCCTGGAGGAGAGCAAGAAGGAGCATTCCAGCCTTGTGGAGTCTGTCAGGCAGCTGAGGAAGaccctggaggagctgcaggaccaGAAGGCTGAGCTAGAGTCCCAGGTGGATTTGCTGCAGAGCCGGAGCCAGAGGCTGCAGAAACGCATCGG agagctggagaaagcAATCAGGAGCAAGCAGGAAGCTCTGAAAGAACTGGAGGCAGAAGAAAGTGTGGAATCTCCAAGAAAgaaagctgagctctgtgttgaAGACCTGAGAGAAACTCCTCAAGCT CACTCATCCAGGGATCCTTCCCCAGCCTCCCAGAGCCCCGAGGAGAACGAGCTCCAGTTTGATCG GGTCCAGAGCTACATCTCAGCCGAGGGGCAGTCCCTGAGGAGCGCCAAGGAGTTCCTGCTGCGCCAGAGCCGCTCCCTGCGCCAGCGGCGTTCGGCGCTCAGGGCTGCCAGCCTGCAGTGGCACCAGGACCTGCGCAGGGCCCaggaggctgtgcaggatccccacagctcccagctcctgcagggaatgCAGCGGAACCTGGAGGAG GAGGCAAAGGAGTTGGACAAGATGAAGTTGGCCATGCAGAAAGGACAGGCACTGctgaagaagaaggaggagaagctCAGCCAGCTGGAGTCCTCGCTGCTGGAGGAG CTCTCAGACGAGGATACACTGAAGAGTTCTGCATGCAAGAAGGTGGTGACCTTTGATGTGAGCACCTCTGAGGACACAAACAGCACGTCCAGTGTGAATCCGGGCCAGTCCAGGT ttGACTTGAGAACGGATTTCTGGCCTGCCCTCCAGCAGGACAAGATCCAGCACCTGAGGGACTCTGTGCAGAGCATCACCAGTGAGCTGAACGGGGTCCTGGGGCTCCTGGACTCCCTGAGCCATCACCAGcctcctctgctctcctccaCACCCCACAAAGGCATCTCTATTCCAACATATCCATCTCTGGGAGGTCTGCAGGGGTGCAGCTCCCTGGGGAACCCCCCCAGGGCATCTCCCCTGGACCAGTGGGCCCGGAGCAGCCGGCCCAGCTCCAGTTATTCCATCTCAGGGCAGTCAGTGGACAAGATGCTGGCAGAGAAATGGCACAGGTATTTCCCAG gtGGGTTCTCATCACTCGGTGGGAGTCCTGTGCCTCTGGACAGCAAGCTGGGATATGTCCCTGCTGA TGAACAAGTCCGGCTCTTCCAGTATTCCAAGTTCACTGAGCCAGAGAAGAGGAATATTGAGGGCATGATTGAGAGCAACAAGAAATGGCTGAAAGACTTCAAGGATTCCAAAGT ACCTCTCTCCCCACGGGCACAGAAGCCGccaggcagcagccccagcctcctCCAGCTGGGACTGGATGAGAACAGAGAGATCAAGGTGTACCACTACTGA